Proteins from a single region of Apium graveolens cultivar Ventura chromosome 7, ASM990537v1, whole genome shotgun sequence:
- the LOC141670770 gene encoding beta-amyrin 6-beta-monooxygenase-like encodes MHTLALSLYLYILLIILPFLILLVLLKTKSGGSNINVPPGSTGWPVVGETIRFVLSGPQRFISERREKYSNDVFQTSLFGQKMAVFCGAEGNKFVFSKMFTPWWPVSVRKVLFFPDYTDKPVNDVTAVMRSFVHEILKPEALKQYIPLMDAMARQHVESEWDGNDVVKVHPLAKKYTFYLAFKLFINVVDVEHVTRLFKLFRLVSTGLFSVPIDLPGSAFNKGVKGGEMVREELLKIISNRRKEMMERNETSTSATDFLSRLLLLKDENGISMSDKEISNNITSLLIANSESTSTTVTFMLKHLAELPHIYDEVYKELMEIAQSKREGELLTWEDIQKMRYTWNVVCESLRLMPPGHGGFREAVTDVSFAGFTIPKGWVASWTVYSTHKNPEYFQDPEQFNPSRFDGKGPAPYTFVPFGGGPRMCPGKEYARLEILVFIYNIVTRYKLERMNPHEKIIFHVIPVPKEGLPMRLIPHAK; translated from the exons ATGCATACACTAGCTTTGAGCTTATATCTTTACATATTACTAATAATTCTTCCTTTCTTAATTTTGTTGGTGTTGCTAAAAACAAAGAGTGGAGGCTCAAACATTAATGTTCCACCAGGATCAACTGGATGGCCAGTGGTTGGAGAAACCATTAGGTTTGTGTTATCCGGTCCTCAAAGATTCATCAGCGAAAGACGAGAAAAGTACTCCAATGATGTGTTTCAAACTAGTCTTTTCGGGCAAAAAATGGCTGTGTTTTGTGGAGCAGAAGGGAATAAATTTGTTTTCAGCAAAATGTTCACCCCGTGGTGGCCAGTGTCGGTGAGAAAGGTGTTGTTTTTCCCGGATTATACAGACAAACCTGTGAATGATGTTACGGCTGTCATGCGTAGTTTTGTGCATGAGATTCTAAAGCCGGAGGCACTAAAACAGTACATCCCCTTGATGGATGCCATGGCACGACAGCATGTTGAGTCTGAATGGGACGGCAATGATGTTGTTAAGGTGCATCCACTGGCAAAGAAATACACGTTTTATTTGGCATTTAAATTGTTTATAAATGTTGTCGATGTCGAGCATGTTACTAGGCTTTTCAAGCTCTTCAGGCTTGTAAGTACTGGATTGTTTTCTGTTCCAATCGATCTGCCTGGTAGTGCCTTTAATAAAGGTGTTAAAGGAGGGGAAATGGTTAGAGAGGAGCTTTTGAAGATCATTAGCAACAGGAGAAAGGAAATGATGGAGAGAAATGAAACGTCAACATCGGCTACTGATTTTTTGTCTCGATTGCTCCTGTTAAAGGATGAAAATGGAATATCTATGAGCGATAAGGagatatcaaataatatcactaGTTTACTTATTGCTAATTCTGAGAGTACGAGCACTACTGTTACCTTTATGCTCAAGCATCTTGCCGAGCTTCCACATATTTATGACGAGGTTTACAAAG AACTAATGGAAATCGCACAATCAAAAAGAGAGGGGGAGTTGTTAACCTgggaagatattcagaagatgCGATACACATGGAATGTTGTCTGTGAATCTCTAAGGCTCATGCCACCTGGTCACGGTGGCTTTAGGGAGGCTGTCACTGATGTCTCATTCGCTGGTTTCACCATTCCAAAGGGATGGGTG GCATCCTGGACAGTGTATTCAACGCATAAGAATCCAGAGTACTTTCAGGATCCAGAACAATTTAATCCGTCAAGATTTGATGGGAAAGGACCTGCGCCATACACCTTTGTACCTTTCGGTGGAGGGCCTAGAATGTGTCCCGGAAAAGAGTACGCTCGTCTTGAAATTCTGGTGTTTATATATAACATAGTTACCAGATACAAATTGGAGAGGATGAATCCTCACGAGAAGATAATCTTCCACGTAATCCCAGTACCGAAGGAAGGGCTTCCAATGCGCCTAATCCCCCATGCAAAATAG